One genomic segment of Gossypium arboreum isolate Shixiya-1 chromosome 3, ASM2569848v2, whole genome shotgun sequence includes these proteins:
- the LOC108472850 gene encoding zinc finger protein ZAT10-like — protein sequence MALEALNSPTPATATPPFHFHSHTCTNFHCLDSFTKGKRSKRPRSEDHVPTEEEYLALCLLMLARGATDSSASTLPHRHRSPTPTDQQLRFKCKVCNKAFNSYQALGGHKASHRKLSSGINDDQSTSTTTSSTSTSNPSGRSHQCSICHKSFPSGQALGGHKRLHYEGCAGTARGVTTPERSASTSSTSQRGLDLNLPAFPELSPSKLFVSGGVEEVESPHPAKKPRLVIWMPPEVEVN from the coding sequence ATGGCTTTAGAAGCTCTCAACTCTCCAACACCTGCCACTGCCACGCCCCCCTTTCACTTTCATtctcatacttgcaccaatttcCATTGCCTCGACTCTTTTACTAAGGGTAAGCGTTCTAAGCGGCCGCGTTCCGAGGACCACGTCCCCACCGAGGAAGAATACCTTGCTCTCTGCCTTCTCATGCTCGCTCGCGGCGCTACTGACTCCTCCGCCTCCACCCTTCCTCACCGCCACCGCTCTCCCACTCCAACGGATCAACAACTTAGATTCAAGTGCAAAGTTTGCAACAAGGCCTTCAACTCTTACCAGGCTTTGGGTGGCCACAAAGCCAGCCACCGTAAGCTTTCATCTGGTATTAACGATGACCAATCAACCTCAACAACCACCTCTTCCACTTCCACCTCCAACCCAAGCGGCAGGTCCCACCAGTGTTCCATCTGTCATAAAAGCTTCCCTTCCGGACAGGCCTTGGGGGGTCACAAGCGTTTGCACTATGAAGGCTGTGCTGGGACTGCTAGAGGCGTTACGACACCTGAAAGATCAGCGTCCACTAGTTCCACCAGCCAGCGGGGCTTAGACCTCAACCTTCCGGCTTTTCCGGAACTCTCACCGTCAAAATTGTTTGTTTCCGGCGGCGTTGAAGAGGTGGAAAGCCCACATCCTGC